The window AGGCCACTGGTTATCGGTCAGCGCTGAAGAACGGGAAGCTGCAGCCGAAGCAGGAGGTTGTCCTCGAGGAAATATCTGTCGAGGAATAGACCTCGCGGGGCGAGTCGAAAGACTCGCCCCTTTGTTCCTTTTTCCCCACCCTATCCCAGCCTGGCGTCAATCCAAAGTTTATTTGACAATCATTCCGTAATAGGTTTAGATATTGAGGATGCATTTGCAGAGAGTGAGGTGATAAAGTTATGCGAACCTACCGCAAGAAAACACTTGACAAGTACGTATCTGAATTAAATACTACACTAGCATAGGATTCGCCCGACTTTAGCAGAAGGTGTTATGTTTGAATTTTGGCGAGGTGAAGTTTGTGCCGAGGCTGGATGCACGTAAAACCTCAGCCGGGCTTATTTTCTTGAAAGGGGGTGGTCCAGGAAAAATGGTTTCTTAGTATCGTTGTGCGTCGGTTGCGTGGACGATTGCAAGGATTCTTTGTTGGTTGTAGAAACCCCATCCAGGGGGTGACTGTCATGAAGAAAATATTCGTATTCATATTCGGGATTTTGGTGCTTTGCTTAGCGGGATATGCAGGTGCAGAGAGTTGGATTGACAATTTTGATGGCGCAACGCTTTCTTCCCGCTGGCAGCTTGCCCTGAAGGGGGCTACCTCAGGTGAGGTATTTGCAAATGTTGCAAATGGTTATGTTGAGACAGGCCTCAGTGGTGGATCGGATTGGTGGGACGCTGGTGGTATTGCGACGGCTTATCCTATTAATTCGTCGGATGATGGGATTTGTATAAAAGTAACCAAAGCCGGCCAATCAGGGTTTATCTATAATTACTTTTTTGGCGGTTCTGTACCGACCGGCTTTGAATTCTATCTGTATAACCATCCATGGGCGCATTGGGGTTATAGAGCATACGTGACTGAACCGCCAGTTGAACACTACGGTTTTGGGATTTATGCTAGCGATGGTCAAGGATTGGTGATAGCAAAAGTTTACAGTCCAGATCCTACTCATTTTCCTAGCCACACTTTTCTTTACAATATTCCATCACAGTATTGGGCAGCGGATGGAGAATGGGAGATTCTAAAAATACGCTCCTACTTCTCTTTGTGGTACAACGGGACCCTAATCGGGGATTTCTATAATATCCCGGAGATTGCGGATAAAGATCTATATTTCGTTGCTGACGCCAGAAGATACTCTGGCTGGGAGACTGTGTATATCAAACTTGATTCTGTTGAGCTCGGGGTTTTACCTACTGCAACGAATAATGAGAGCTGGGGCAAGATCAAGGCTATGTTCAAGTGAGCTAGGAGAGCCACCCAATGTAGAGCCTCTTTCTGATTAATCTAGGTTTGAACGGCACACTTTCCAGCAACGTGTGCCGTTTTACTGTCTGTAACACTGACTCGCGTTGTCTGTGCAACCCCCCATTTCCCACTTTGGCTAAAGTGGGCAATCTTTTCCCTTTGACGATCGCTTGTCCGGTATCTTGTCCTGAATGATAGAGAAATTTCTTTCTCACTTCTTACCGACCAGGAAATGCGTCTGAGAATCAACTCAAGAATTCAGAGCATTCGTGCGGAGAACACGGTCTGCCCAACCTCTCCAGATAGAAACGTAGAAGTCTAGAGAATTCGATGTCCAGAATCCTACCGATAGGTACGCACCTGACCCCTTAACGGCCATCCAACTATCTCAACCAGCCCTGCGGGTCGAGCGAGTCTTTTCCGCGTCTGATCTCAAAGTGGAGACAATCCCCTGACAGGGAATCTGTATCGCCAACCTTTCCAATGAGTTGACCTGCTTGTACCTCATCACCCGGGCGTACCGTAATCTCCGATCCGTGAGCATAAAATGTATAGTAGCCGCCTCCGTGATTTATGATCACGCATTTTCCATAACCTGAGAGCCAATCCACGTATTCGACCCGGCCCTTTCCGACCGACTTTATTGGCGCGCCACGCGCAGCCTTGATATCTATTCCATTGTTGAAAGTTTCGGTTCCAAACCTTTCGTGTCGGCTCCGGCCAAACCTTGATATGACCTCTCCTTCCGTTGGCCATTGGAGTGAGCCTTTGTTCTGGGCGAAAACAGAACTTGCGACCCATTCCTTCTTTGGAGGAAGTTTCTTTGCAATTTCTTCCCGTCTCTTTCTCTCAAGTTCCGCTATGAGTGCTTGCAGTTTCTTCTGGGCATTCTCGAGTTTCGCAATCTGCTTTTCGCTTTCCTTGCGTTTTGCCTTTATGTCGGCAAGCGCTTGCTTTCTCTGGCCTCTTAAAGTCTCGAGGTTTTTCTTCTCCCTTTCTTTTTCGGCTTGAAGGGCAACAATCTCTCTGTGCGCAGCGTCGAGTTTTCGCTCTTTCCTTTCGATCTCTTCCTTTTTTGATTTTAGCTGAAACAGGAGCACCCTGTCCTGCTGGGCAACAGACATCAGGTAATGGTATTTCTTGAAAAGCTCGGCCAGGGAACGCGAGGAAACAAGCATCTCAAGCTCCTTGCCTTCACCATACTTGTAGATCCCACGCACTCTCCATGCGAGAATTGTCCTCCGGTTCTCCATCTCGACCAGGGCGACCGAGATTTCTTCGCGAGTTTTCTCGAGTTGAGCGTTCAACATTTCTTCTCGCCGGGAGAGTTTCTGTATGAGCCGTTCGGTAAGGGAGAGCTCTGTCTCCACAATCTTCAGACTCTTCTCGGCAGTCCTCTGTTTTCCAGCGAGCTCCGCCGCTTCTTTTCTCGTTTTCGAGAGTTCCCTCCTCAATGCCTCCAGTTCTCCCTTTTGCTTCTCGACATCGCCTTCCGAAACCGGTTCCTGCTGGGGGGTTTTCTTCGGCGGGACTTTTGAAGCGGTTTTCGAAGGAGTCTTCGCCGGAGTCTTTGAACCAGTCTTGGAAGGAGTTTTCTTTGACGGAGCCTTCGAAGTCGTCTTTGAAGGGGTCTTCGACGGCGCGCGTTTCTTCTTTGTGGGAGTTGTCTTTTTTGCTTTCTTAGTTTCGGTTTGAATCTCTTTCTCCGAGCACTTTCCTGTTT is drawn from Candidatus Eisenbacteria bacterium and contains these coding sequences:
- a CDS encoding peptidoglycan DD-metalloendopeptidase family protein — translated: MRLLPVFLSFLHFVRRIRRSEIVRIVFLLVFLLGTIAPPIQTGKCSEKEIQTETKKAKKTTPTKKKRAPSKTPSKTTSKAPSKKTPSKTGSKTPAKTPSKTASKVPPKKTPQQEPVSEGDVEKQKGELEALRRELSKTRKEAAELAGKQRTAEKSLKIVETELSLTERLIQKLSRREEMLNAQLEKTREEISVALVEMENRRTILAWRVRGIYKYGEGKELEMLVSSRSLAELFKKYHYLMSVAQQDRVLLFQLKSKKEEIERKERKLDAAHREIVALQAEKEREKKNLETLRGQRKQALADIKAKRKESEKQIAKLENAQKKLQALIAELERKRREEIAKKLPPKKEWVASSVFAQNKGSLQWPTEGEVISRFGRSRHERFGTETFNNGIDIKAARGAPIKSVGKGRVEYVDWLSGYGKCVIINHGGGYYTFYAHGSEITVRPGDEVQAGQLIGKVGDTDSLSGDCLHFEIRRGKDSLDPQGWLR